A region from the Clostridiisalibacter paucivorans DSM 22131 genome encodes:
- a CDS encoding GTP pyrophosphokinase, giving the protein MQLQLFDFIEEVMEYLDSLESEINVVYNEIEEYFKEILKSNSEEVLNINSRVKSPLSLKEKILRNNYYQKYESPEELLLNLSDLIGVRIECRFIEDERKIYEVLKKHFNKKLSDGYYCNPLNEKISLELTSTQPQQQKNGFEIYRIDGLYKYNNKTFNFELQIKSLVNIFWGEIEHKVIYKNNNYMVWDGFFKDIMGSIKKNLTMIDNQLLLIYNQFNKLNTVDTAARIDQLEKLLSKIIYEIFSVKIKDSIGFTIDFRKSCDTIMRYIFRTNNAENLEDYNKTLLKTLARLKEIGNNDINFNREIQFERDVLLDDEFSKIMGSTILNLINSDFQCNVFFTILFEIELGNNAEDFETFIKFIGDRFKNNDSFLKLYASFEETLANNIAQLLIIQIAHSFTEIKSIHFLDDNSIEAINKVTDKIIQLICENITSNDDWCQLQDIYLELFNLKILSVLDWKIGTAKVTNLIKKIKNYSNKNIGVRFGALEYMDKMETLDEIEANEVLKLFKTM; this is encoded by the coding sequence ATGCAGTTACAATTGTTTGATTTTATAGAAGAGGTGATGGAGTATTTAGATAGTTTAGAAAGTGAAATAAATGTGGTTTATAATGAAATAGAAGAATATTTTAAAGAGATACTAAAATCAAATAGTGAAGAAGTTTTAAATATAAATTCAAGAGTTAAATCTCCTTTGAGTCTAAAAGAAAAAATACTTAGAAATAACTATTATCAAAAATATGAATCACCAGAAGAACTATTGTTAAATCTTTCTGATTTAATAGGGGTTAGGATTGAATGTAGATTTATTGAAGATGAGAGAAAAATATATGAAGTATTGAAGAAGCATTTTAATAAAAAGCTTTCTGATGGTTATTATTGTAATCCTTTAAATGAAAAAATCAGCTTGGAATTAACTAGTACTCAACCCCAACAACAAAAAAATGGATTTGAAATATATAGGATAGATGGATTATATAAATATAACAATAAAACTTTTAACTTTGAACTCCAGATTAAATCCCTTGTTAATATATTTTGGGGAGAAATAGAGCATAAAGTAATATATAAAAACAACAATTATATGGTATGGGATGGTTTTTTTAAAGATATAATGGGTTCAATTAAGAAAAATCTTACTATGATAGATAATCAGCTTCTATTAATATATAATCAGTTTAATAAATTAAACACTGTTGATACAGCAGCTAGAATAGATCAATTAGAAAAATTGTTATCAAAAATAATATATGAAATTTTTTCTGTTAAAATTAAAGATAGTATTGGGTTCACCATAGACTTTAGAAAATCTTGTGACACTATAATGCGGTATATATTTAGAACTAATAATGCTGAAAATCTAGAGGACTACAATAAAACTTTGCTAAAAACATTAGCTAGATTAAAAGAAATTGGTAATAATGACATTAACTTTAATAGAGAAATACAATTTGAGAGAGATGTACTATTAGATGATGAATTTTCCAAAATTATGGGAAGTACAATATTAAATTTGATCAACAGTGATTTCCAGTGTAATGTATTTTTTACAATATTGTTTGAAATAGAGCTTGGAAATAATGCAGAGGATTTTGAAACTTTTATAAAATTTATTGGAGATAGATTTAAGAACAATGATAGCTTTTTAAAACTGTATGCCTCATTTGAAGAAACATTGGCAAATAATATAGCACAGCTATTAATTATACAGATAGCACACAGTTTCACTGAGATAAAATCTATACATTTTTTAGATGATAATAGCATAGAAGCAATAAATAAGGTCACAGATAAAATAATTCAGTTAATATGTGAAAATATAACTTCTAATGATGATTGGTGTCAATTGCAGGATATATATTTAGAATTATTTAATTTAAAGATACTATCAGTGCTGGATTGGAAAATTGGAACTGCCAAGGTAACAAATTTAATTAAAAAAATTAAAAATTATTCAAATAAAAATATAGGTGTAAGATTTGGAGCATTGGAATATATGGATAAAATGGAAACATTGGATGAAATTGAAGCCAATGAAGTATTAAAACTATTTAAGACTATGTAG